In Thamnophis elegans isolate rThaEle1 chromosome 4, rThaEle1.pri, whole genome shotgun sequence, the following proteins share a genomic window:
- the CLDN20 gene encoding claudin-20 → MDWKLLNWPIRAQVFPFFLFSLAQDIPRFYILTFHLQFLPLWLIISTSLCSVALMHYSFIITPLQVPGVHLLSPVVAFSSAAGSRLASHSVSRYFKRKHSCLLISPAFALATLSPPPPITYRQLQPWLGSHQTVTQVYSNRKETSRQKVTAILIMASAALQFFAFVLALFGVFGTIAATLLPNWKVNADTGSNIITAITQMQGLWMDCTWYSTGMFSCTLKYSILSLPVYIQAARTTMILSCILSIFGICIATVGMKCTLLGGDRETKNHTSVAGGVFFILAGVSGLIPTAWYTKEIISKFLDPTIPESSKHEPGGAVYVGFISAGLLLAAGAIFGTSCFKKQQRAGIYPNKQQNLHPASRQVDTGYSLKDYV, encoded by the coding sequence ATGGATTGGAAGCTTCTAAACTGGCCAATAAGGGCACaagtctttcctttttttcttttttctttggcacAGGACATACCTCGTTTTTacattttaacatttcatttGCAGTTTCTGCCACTGTGGCTGATTATCAGCACGTCCTTGTGCTCAGTTGCTCTCATGCACTACTCATTTATAATCACGCCTCTCCAAGTGCCCGGTGTACATCTGCTCAGTCCTGTTGTAGCCTTCTCATCTGCTGCAGGGTCACGTTTAGCAAGCCATTCAGTTAGCCGTTATTTCAAACGCAAGCACTcttgtttgctcatttcccctGCCTTTGCCCTTGccactctctcccctcctcctcctatcaCATACAGACAACTACAGCCTTGGCTGGGGAGCCATCAGACAGTAACACAGGTTTACAGCAACAGAAAAGAAACAAGCAGACAAAAGGTGACGGCAATTCTCATCATGGCATCGGCCGCTCTCCAGTTTTTTGCTTTCGTCCTAGCCTTGTTTGGTGTTTTTGGCACGATCGCAGCCACCCTGTTGCCCAACTGGAAGGTGAATGCAGACACGGGCTCAAACATAATCACGGCCATCACTCAGATGCAAGGGCTCTGGATGGATTGCACATGGTACAGCACCGGGATGTTCAGCTGCACGCTGAAATATTCAATCCTGTCTCTCCCTGTTTACATCCAGGCAGCAAGGACCACCATGATTCTGTCCTGCATCCTCTCCATTTTTGGGATCTGCATCGCCACAGTGGGGATGAAGTGCACCCTTCTGGGAGGGGACAGAGAGACCAAAAACCACACATCAGTTGCCGGAGGAGTCTTCTTTATTTTGGCAGGAGTATCTGGCTTGATACCAACAGCCTGGTACACAAAAGAGATCATTTCAAAATTTCTGGACCCAACTATTCCAGAAAGCAGTAAGCATGAACCAGGAGGAGCAGTTTATGTTGGATTTATTTCGGCTGGACTTCTGCTTGCTGCAGGTGCCATCTTTGGCACTTCCTGTTTTAAAAAACAGCAGAGAGCAGGGATTTATCCTAACAAGCAGCAAAACCTGCATCCAGCTTCCCGGCAAGTGGACACAGGCTACAGCCTGAAGGACTATGTGTAA